A window of Roseateles sp. XES5 genomic DNA:
CATAAGTAGATACCCTTTGTCCGCTCTTAGAGCCTTAAAAATATCTGTTACCAGCTCAGTGCCGCGATACTCTCCCAATTTCACACGCGACGAATAAATCACCGCGTTGAAAGTGTACTGCTTCAAAATCTCAACTTTTTTTCGAACATCTTTCTTTAGCTTAGCGGTTGAGAGCGCTGGATAATCCGCGTTAAGCTCCAACTCCACGCCATTGATGAACTCGTGCACTAACCGCGACGAAAACTTCGTTCTCACATATCCGTTGCAACTCAATTCGTTTGAAATCTGAGTTGCCTTGATAAAGAAAAGAAACGGGTCCTTGTCCCTCTTTGTCGGGATTATCTCCTCAAAGCAACTGACAAAGGTATCGATAATCTCCTCCCGAGCGACCTTTTCTCCAGTTTTTTCGAGCGCTTTATTGACTTTCTCTACGACTTTATCGAGTAGTTTATCATCGGACGCAAATATAGAAGCCGGAGTCAGGAAACCAGCTTTAAGACTATCTTCCAGGTCGTAGACCGAATACGCGATATCATCAGCGACATCCATAATCTGGCATTCCAGCGTCTTGAAATCACCAGCGGGTACCGTCTTTCCCCTCAACACCCGCGATTTTATATTATCAACCACGAGCTGTTCGGACTTGTAGTAGCCTTTCTTCACATCGCTCTTTTTGTGCCGCGCTGTCGGAATGACTTCGTCATATTTAAGAATTGCCGCCAGCGTTCGAACGCACAGATTCAAACCTGCTCGGACTTCACCTCCAAAGGGCTCTGCAAACTCGACCTTCTTGTCAAGGCGGCTAAGAATTCGAAGCGTTTGAGCATTTCCTTCGAAGCCGCCAAAATTCTTCATTTGTCGGTCGAGCGCTCGCTCGCCATTGTGACCGAAAGGGGGATGACCGATATCATGGACCAGCCCCGCTACCGCACAAAGACGACCGTCGATTTCCTGATCGCCCAGAATATCCTTATATTCGCTGTTCAATCGATCAGCGATCCCCTCGGCAATCTGGGCTACCTCCAGCGAGTGTGTCAGTCGATTTCGGAAGAAGTCCGACTCGTGCCCAGGAAACACCTGGGTCTTCCCCTGCTGCCTTCGGAAGCTTGCGCTATGGATTACTCTCCCATAGTCGCGCTTGATATCTGTGCGCCATTCTTTCTTCTGAGCATCGGGCGGCTCCGCGAGACGGGTGTAGTCCTCGTCCTCATATAATTTCACGACAGTCACTTTTTGTCGCCAGCCTCTTTCTTCTCGTTCTTTGCGTCTTCAGCTTCCTTCGCGAGCCTGGCTTCACGCAGCTTCATCGCCGCCTTGAATGTGGCCATTTTTTTCTCTGCTATTTCCCTTACGTCGATCACTGCTGCATAAGCCACAATAGCCTCCTGGATGCGCCATCCAAAAAAGAGTCGTTCCCTACTATAAACCAATTCGTTTGCGTTTCGTTCACGTTTCTCAAGTTTTTTTTCGTTGGTGTCTGATGTAGAATCTT
This region includes:
- a CDS encoding anti-phage deoxyguanosine triphosphatase, which produces MTVVKLYEDEDYTRLAEPPDAQKKEWRTDIKRDYGRVIHSASFRRQQGKTQVFPGHESDFFRNRLTHSLEVAQIAEGIADRLNSEYKDILGDQEIDGRLCAVAGLVHDIGHPPFGHNGERALDRQMKNFGGFEGNAQTLRILSRLDKKVEFAEPFGGEVRAGLNLCVRTLAAILKYDEVIPTARHKKSDVKKGYYKSEQLVVDNIKSRVLRGKTVPAGDFKTLECQIMDVADDIAYSVYDLEDSLKAGFLTPASIFASDDKLLDKVVEKVNKALEKTGEKVAREEIIDTFVSCFEEIIPTKRDKDPFLFFIKATQISNELSCNGYVRTKFSSRLVHEFINGVELELNADYPALSTAKLKKDVRKKVEILKQYTFNAVIYSSRVKLGEYRGTELVTDIFKALRADKGYLLMPEDVRELYLNTNDEEIKARTICDYVAGMTDRYAVEFWARLRSDSAESMFKSV